Proteins found in one Campylobacter suis genomic segment:
- a CDS encoding fumarate reductase cytochrome b subunit, whose translation MSELIEGFLGKRVDTKKSRLPALWDRWQSITGLILACFILCHMVFTSTILLGKDTFNAVVGFAEAKFLFGEATWWITNVIAAVIFVIFITHAFLAMRKFPANYRQYKMFKGHKDRMKHADTTLWWFQFLTGFALFFSASAHLVDIVFGGHITADSSAANFATLEIFYLALLVFMVVHAGIGMYRLYVKWISIDGISKHEMFEKRKKVKFIIFAVFGTLAVIALIADFVWIGLSH comes from the coding sequence ATGAGTGAGCTTATAGAAGGCTTTTTAGGCAAGAGAGTCGACACGAAAAAGAGTCGCCTGCCTGCACTTTGGGACAGATGGCAGAGTATCACGGGTTTAATTTTAGCCTGTTTTATCTTGTGCCATATGGTTTTTACTTCAACTATACTACTTGGCAAGGACACATTTAACGCCGTTGTCGGTTTTGCTGAGGCGAAATTTTTATTTGGCGAAGCTACATGGTGGATCACTAATGTCATAGCTGCTGTTATATTTGTTATTTTCATCACGCATGCGTTTTTGGCGATGAGAAAATTCCCTGCAAATTATAGACAATACAAGATGTTTAAAGGCCATAAAGATCGCATGAAGCACGCTGATACAACGCTTTGGTGGTTTCAGTTTTTAACTGGTTTTGCACTATTTTTCAGCGCAAGTGCTCACCTTGTTGATATAGTTTTTGGCGGGCATATTACGGCTGATAGCTCAGCTGCAAATTTTGCTACGCTTGAAATTTTCTACCTTGCATTACTTGTATTTATGGTAGTTCATGCTGGCATAGGTATGTATCGTTTGTATGTAAAATGGATAAGTATCGATGGCATAAGCAAGCATGAGATGTTTGAGAAGAGAAAAAAAGTAAAATTTATAATTTTTGCCGTATTTGGGACGCTAGCTGTAATCGCATTAATAGCTGATTTCGTCTGGATCGGCCTTAGTCATTGA
- the aroQ gene encoding type II 3-dehydroquinate dehydratase encodes MDKKLKVMVIQGPNINMLGTREVQIYGAMSMEDIHKQMKLVADQNDVEIEFFQSNFEGEIVDKIQECLGDADGIIINPAAYTHTSIAIRDALTAVALPSIEVHISNIHRREEFRQKSLIAPVVQGQIVGFGPFGYHLAMISMLQNFEQIKAYKAAQAQGQND; translated from the coding sequence ATGGACAAAAAACTAAAAGTAATGGTCATACAAGGTCCAAATATAAATATGCTAGGCACAAGGGAAGTTCAAATTTATGGTGCCATGAGCATGGAAGATATTCATAAGCAAATGAAGCTAGTGGCTGATCAAAACGATGTTGAGATCGAGTTTTTTCAAAGTAACTTTGAGGGCGAGATAGTTGATAAAATTCAAGAGTGCCTAGGCGATGCAGATGGCATCATTATCAACCCAGCTGCTTATACACACACATCTATTGCTATCCGTGACGCATTAACAGCTGTTGCTTTGCCAAGCATTGAAGTGCATATTAGCAACATTCATCGTCGCGAAGAGTTTCGTCAAAAAAGCCTTATAGCCCCTGTGGTTCAGGGTCAAATAGTTGGTTTTGGACCATTTGGATACCATCTTGCGATGATTTCTATGTTGCAAAATTTTGAGCAGATAAAAGCATACAAAGCTGCGCAGGCACAAGGACAAAATGACTAA
- a CDS encoding IMPACT family protein yields the protein MKTIDKIYKIQTEIKKSNFLAFLCPINDFKVLHERLKSEHPKAVHIVWAYRELNKYSQIVENQSDDGEPKGTSGQPSLAALRGAELINVGVFIVRYFGGIKLGTGGLVRAYGGAVNLAINEANLIKFEIKDECVFFTPFSLMSRFEHYFSSENLNEFLREFNENGAIWQAKFNKDEFLKFYEFAHNLEISGMQFLAMPIFAKDILDK from the coding sequence TTGAAAACGATAGATAAAATTTATAAAATTCAAACCGAGATAAAAAAGTCAAATTTTTTGGCATTTTTATGCCCGATTAACGATTTTAAAGTGCTTCATGAACGCTTAAAGAGCGAACATCCAAAAGCTGTTCATATAGTTTGGGCTTATAGAGAGCTTAATAAATACTCTCAAATCGTTGAAAACCAAAGCGATGATGGCGAGCCAAAAGGCACAAGTGGACAGCCAAGTCTTGCTGCTTTGCGTGGGGCAGAGCTTATAAATGTTGGCGTTTTTATCGTGCGATATTTTGGCGGCATAAAGCTTGGCACTGGCGGTCTTGTAAGGGCTTATGGCGGTGCAGTAAATCTAGCTATAAATGAGGCAAATTTAATAAAATTTGAGATCAAGGATGAGTGTGTATTTTTTACTCCATTTTCGCTTATGAGCCGTTTTGAGCACTATTTTAGCAGTGAAAATTTAAATGAGTTTTTAAGAGAATTTAATGAAAACGGAGCCATCTGGCAAGCAAAATTTAACAAAGATGAGTTTTTAAAATTTTATGAGTTTGCGCATAATTTAGAAATTTCAGGAATGCAGTTTTTAGCAATGCCGATTTTTGCTAAAGATATTTTGGATAAATAA
- a CDS encoding fumarate reductase flavoprotein subunit, whose amino-acid sequence MNVKYCDALVIGGGLAGLRAAVAAGEKGLSTIVLSLIPVKRSHSAAAQGGMQASLGNSKMSEGDNEDVHFADTVKGSDWGCDQEVARMFCQTAPKAIRELAAWGVPWTRITKGERSAIINAQKTTIVEKEEVHGLIHSRDFGGTKKWRTCYTADATGHTMLFAVANEALKHNVEIHDRKEAIALIHENNRCYGAIVRDLVNGEITAYVSKGTLIATGGYGRVYKHTTNAVVCEGIGAAIALETGIAQLGNMEAVQFHPTPIVPSGILLTEGCRGDGGILRDVDGYRFMPDYEPEKKELASRDVVSRRIMEHIRNGKGVKSPYGEHVWLDISILGREHIEKNLRDVQEICQIFNGIDPADEGPKGWAPILPMQHYSMGGIKTKPNGESPTLAGLFSAGEAACWDMHGFNRLGGNSVSETVVAGMIVGDYFAEYCATHEVEIKTDSIKKFVDKELDYMSELVNKDGKFNVFEIKNKMKDIMWEHVAIFRTGEGLATAVRELEELYKHSLDVKITNKTLFGNPELEEAYRVPKMLKLALCIAKGALDRTESRGAHYREDYTKRDDLNWLNRTLTSWKDGDTMPTITYEPLDIMKMEIPPAFRGYGAKGNIIEHPDSAVRQAQVDEIRAKMEAEGKGRYEIQNALMPYELQEKYKAPNERAGIGYE is encoded by the coding sequence ATGAATGTAAAATATTGTGATGCATTGGTTATTGGAGGCGGTCTTGCTGGGCTTAGGGCGGCAGTTGCTGCTGGCGAAAAGGGTCTAAGCACTATCGTTTTAAGTCTGATACCAGTAAAAAGAAGCCACTCAGCAGCCGCACAAGGCGGTATGCAAGCCTCTTTGGGTAACTCAAAGATGAGCGAGGGCGATAATGAAGATGTGCATTTTGCAGATACTGTAAAAGGTAGCGACTGGGGTTGCGATCAAGAAGTTGCTAGGATGTTTTGCCAAACTGCACCAAAAGCTATCCGCGAGCTTGCGGCTTGGGGTGTGCCTTGGACGCGTATAACAAAAGGCGAGAGAAGTGCTATCATAAACGCACAAAAAACAACTATTGTTGAAAAAGAAGAGGTGCATGGACTTATCCACTCGCGTGACTTTGGTGGCACTAAAAAATGGAGAACTTGCTATACAGCTGACGCTACTGGACACACTATGCTTTTTGCTGTGGCAAACGAAGCGTTAAAGCATAATGTTGAAATTCACGACCGCAAAGAAGCTATTGCACTTATTCATGAAAACAACCGCTGTTATGGTGCCATCGTGCGTGATTTAGTAAATGGCGAGATAACAGCCTATGTATCAAAAGGAACGCTAATAGCCACTGGCGGATATGGTAGGGTGTATAAACATACTACAAATGCTGTTGTTTGCGAGGGTATTGGTGCAGCGATCGCACTTGAAACCGGTATAGCTCAGCTTGGCAATATGGAAGCAGTGCAGTTTCACCCAACGCCTATCGTTCCAAGCGGAATTTTACTAACAGAAGGATGTCGTGGAGATGGCGGGATACTTCGTGATGTCGATGGTTATCGCTTTATGCCTGATTATGAGCCTGAGAAAAAAGAGCTTGCAAGCCGCGATGTCGTAAGTCGCCGTATAATGGAGCATATAAGAAATGGCAAAGGTGTAAAAAGCCCTTATGGCGAGCACGTTTGGCTTGATATTTCGATCCTTGGTAGAGAGCATATCGAAAAAAACCTACGTGATGTTCAAGAAATTTGTCAAATTTTTAATGGTATCGATCCAGCAGATGAAGGTCCAAAAGGCTGGGCGCCGATACTTCCTATGCAACACTATTCAATGGGTGGTATAAAAACTAAACCAAACGGCGAAAGCCCAACGCTTGCTGGACTTTTCAGTGCTGGTGAAGCAGCGTGCTGGGATATGCATGGATTTAACCGTCTTGGCGGAAACTCTGTTTCTGAAACCGTTGTTGCGGGTATGATTGTGGGGGATTATTTTGCTGAGTATTGTGCTACTCACGAGGTTGAGATAAAAACTGATAGTATCAAAAAATTTGTCGATAAAGAGCTTGATTATATGAGCGAGCTAGTAAATAAAGATGGCAAATTTAATGTCTTTGAGATAAAAAATAAGATGAAAGATATTATGTGGGAGCATGTTGCGATATTTAGAACTGGCGAAGGTCTGGCAACCGCTGTTAGAGAGCTTGAAGAGCTATATAAACACTCGCTTGATGTTAAAATCACAAACAAAACACTATTTGGCAATCCAGAGCTTGAAGAGGCATATCGTGTGCCAAAAATGCTAAAACTAGCACTTTGTATCGCAAAAGGTGCGCTTGATAGGACAGAAAGCCGCGGGGCACACTACCGCGAGGATTATACAAAACGCGATGATTTAAACTGGCTAAACAGAACGCTTACAAGCTGGAAAGATGGCGATACTATGCCTACTATCACCTATGAGCCACTTGATATAATGAAGATGGAAATTCCACCAGCATTTCGTGGATATGGTGCAAAAGGCAATATCATAGAGCACCCAGATAGTGCTGTTCGCCAAGCACAAGTTGATGAAATTCGTGCAAAAATGGAAGCCGAGGGTAAAGGCAGATATGAGATCCAAAATGCCCTTATGCCTTACGAGCTTCAAGAAAAATACAAAGCACCAAACGAAAGAGCAGGTATAGGATATGAGTAG
- the lgt gene encoding prolipoprotein diacylglyceryl transferase — MEKWNNLYANFDPVAFSIAGFNVHWYGIMYVLALLVALAAAKFFVKKDKMCISDKLLDNYFFWVEIGVILGARLGWVLIYSGEAMWYLARPWEIFNPFHNGEFVGIRGMSYHGAVVGFLVATLAFCKRYPPVNKTKILAQKNTNQTAQKEGVSLWKLLDLCALSIPLGYFFGRIGNFLNQELFGRVTDVPWGIKVLGVMRHPSQLYEAILEGAVVFLVLFFYRKFKKFDGELICLYAMLYTLARFVCEFYREPDFGLGFIFFNLSMGQILSILMFLMGAFVYITLKKRV; from the coding sequence ATGGAAAAGTGGAATAACCTATATGCAAATTTTGATCCAGTTGCGTTTAGTATAGCTGGTTTTAATGTGCATTGGTATGGGATAATGTATGTTTTGGCGTTACTTGTGGCACTTGCGGCGGCTAAATTTTTTGTAAAAAAAGATAAGATGTGTATCAGCGACAAACTGCTTGATAACTACTTTTTTTGGGTTGAGATAGGGGTGATTTTAGGAGCTAGGCTTGGCTGGGTGCTGATATATTCAGGAGAGGCGATGTGGTATCTAGCTAGACCTTGGGAGATTTTTAACCCATTTCATAACGGCGAGTTTGTGGGCATTCGCGGTATGAGCTATCACGGTGCGGTTGTAGGATTTTTAGTTGCGACACTGGCATTTTGCAAGCGTTACCCGCCTGTAAATAAAACTAAAATTTTAGCACAAAAAAACACAAATCAAACCGCGCAAAAAGAGGGTGTGAGCCTATGGAAACTACTTGATCTTTGTGCTCTTTCTATCCCACTAGGATACTTTTTTGGTCGCATTGGAAATTTCTTAAACCAAGAGCTTTTTGGTCGCGTTACAGATGTGCCTTGGGGGATAAAGGTGCTTGGCGTTATGAGGCATCCAAGCCAGCTTTATGAGGCGATACTTGAAGGAGCAGTGGTATTTTTGGTGCTATTTTTTTACCGAAAATTTAAAAAATTTGATGGTGAGCTTATCTGCCTTTATGCGATGCTTTATACGCTAGCTCGCTTTGTGTGCGAGTTTTACAGAGAGCCTGACTTTGGGCTTGGATTTATATTTTTTAACCTTTCTATGGGGCAAATTTTATCCATTTTGATGTTTTTAATGGGGGCTTTTGTTTATATTACATTAAAAAAGCGTGTTTAA